In Brassica rapa cultivar Chiifu-401-42 chromosome A06, CAAS_Brap_v3.01, whole genome shotgun sequence, a single window of DNA contains:
- the LOC103874455 gene encoding PHD finger protein ALFIN-LIKE 4: protein MDGGGDGGGAAYNPRTVEEVYRDFKGRRNGMIKALTTDVQEFYRLCDPEKENLCLYGHPNEHWEVNLPAEEVPPELPEPVLGINFARDGMMEKDWLSLVAVHSDAWLLAVAFFFGARFGFDKADRKRLFNMMNDLPSIFEVVAGTAKKASKEKSSVSNNSSNRSKSNSKRGSEPKPKYSKPEPKDEEEEEGVEEEDEDDDDEQGETQCGACGESYAADEFWICCDLCENWFHGKCVKITPARAEHIKQYKCPSCSNKRARS from the exons ATGGACGGAGGTGGCGACGGTGGTGGTGCCGCGTACAACCCACGCACGGTGGAGGAGGTTTATAGGGATTTTAAGGGTCGTAGGAATGGCATGATTAAGGCTTTAACCACTG ATGTTCAGGAGTTTTACCGACTTTGTGATCCCG AAAAGGAGAACCTGTGCCTTTATGGTCACCCGAATGAGCACTGGGAAGTGAATCTACCAGCTGAAGAGGTTCCCCCGGAGCTCCCGGAGCCTGTCTTGGGTATCAACTTTGCCAGAGACGGGATGATGGAAAAGGATTGGCTGTCCCTTGTTGCTGTCCACAGTGATGCATGGCTTCTTGCTGTTGCTTTCTTTTTCGGAGCCAGGTTTGGATTTGACAAAGCTGATAG GAAACGGCTGTTCAATATGATGAATGACCTCCCATCAATATTTGAGGTTGTGGCTGGCACTGCAAAGAAAGCGTCAAAGGAGAAATCATCTGTTTCCAACAACAGCAGCAACAGATCCAAGTCAAACTCCAAG AGAGGATCAGAACCTAAGCCCAAATACTCAAAGCCAGAGCCcaaagatgaagaggaagaggaaggtgtggaagaggaagatgaggatgatgatgatgagcaaGGGGAAACACAGTGTGGGGCATGTGGTGAGAGCTATGCCGCCGATGAGTTCTGGATCTGCTGTGACCTCTGCGAGAACTGGTTCCATGGGAAGTGTGTGAAGATAACACCAGCCAGAGCTGAGCACATCAAGCAGTACAAGTGCCCATCTTGCAGCAACAAGAGAGCTCGTTCCTAA
- the LOC103874456 gene encoding LOW QUALITY PROTEIN: probable receptor-like protein kinase At5g39020 (The sequence of the model RefSeq protein was modified relative to this genomic sequence to represent the inferred CDS: deleted 1 base in 1 codon), with protein sequence MIFYVLFVFSVFVSATCRGEGATAAYKPNDVLLINCGATSYTNDTGNRTWTVEFYWDHSPWNSEKLSFAAKASYQDVAASPVPFREARIFRSNFTYKFHVSPGWKFLRLYFYPTRYGSNFDANGSFFSVKVNGFTLLKNFSAYLTVKTSKPESKYLIKEFIVPVFETLSLTFTPSPNSLAFVNGVEILSMPDRFYTKGGDDAEIRNVSSTVNTIDEATALETLYRLNVGGHLVPPVNDTGMFRRWLPDDEFFISENSVTKQVLSDVDIYYPPETPAYVAPEDVYKTYRAMGNNQNPQLNLTWLFKVDAGFTYLVRLHFCNSLPEVDGQGGRIFSIFIGNQIAKLDLDLTFLTYVSPSPIYLDFSIYVGSENGLRPDLRLDLHPSNDEFDDAILNGLEILKLNNPGSITGPNSDVVMSKGASNVANTTRRKRIVTITLIAAGSVLLAVSVIVFLIFLVRQIKRRKKSRQNNSVAMFKVLLKHYTYAEVRKITKSFSNTIGKGGFGTVYGGNLCNGPKVAVKVLKDSMGNGEDFINEVASMSQTSHVNIVSLLGFCYEGSKRAIVYEFLENGSLDQFISREKPLTLDVKTLYGISLGVARGLEYLHYGCKTRIVHFDIKPQNILLDGNLCPKVSDFGLAKLCETRESIVSLMDTRGTIGYIAPEVFSRMYGGVSHKSDVYSYGMLVLEMFGARSKKIVETTTVSNASSAYFPDWIYEDLENGQQTWILGDEITTEENEIARKMILVSLWCIQPCPMDRPPMNRVVEMIEGSLDALEIPPKPSMHISRGFVPDQSSSLPSFSHGYEAEKKTRTFDSTNI encoded by the exons ATGATCTTTTacgttttgtttgttttctctgtttttgtttcCGCCACCTGCCGAGGAGAAGGTGCAACGGCGGCGTACAAACCCAACGATGTCTTACTCATCAACTGTGGTGCTACCTCTTATACCAACGACACCGGCAACCGAACTTGGACGGTGGAGTTCTACTGGGACCATTCTCCGTGGAATTCAGAAAAATTGTCGTTTGCTGCAAAGGCTTCATACCAAGACGTTGCGGCTTCTCCTGTTCCGTTCAGGGAAGCTCGTATTTTCCGATCTAATTTCACTTACAAATTTCACGTTTCACCCGGCTGGAAATTTCTACGGTTATACTTTTACCCGACCCGGTACGGATCCAATTTCGACGCCAACGGTTCCTTCTTTTCCGTCAAAGTCAACGGTTTCACTCTCTTGAAGAACTTTAGCGCCTATTTAACGGTAAAGACTTCCAAACCGGAATCAAAATATCTGATCAAAGAGTTTATTGTTCCGGTTTTTGAAACTCTCAGCCTCACCTTCACGCCCTCTCCCAATTCTTTAGCTTTTGTTAACGGTGTGGAGATTCTCTCCATGCCAGATAGGTTTTACACAAAGGGAGGAGATGATGCCGAAATAAGAAACGTGAGTTCCACCGTTAATACTATAGATGAAGCGACAGCTTTAGAGACCCTTTACCGCTTGAATGTGGGAGGACATTTGGTTCCTCCCGTTAACGACACAGGAATGTTCAGGCGGTGGCTTCCCGATGATGAATTTTTTATCAGTGAGAATTCAGTAACCAAACAGGTATTATCGGATGTGGATATATACTACCCACCGGAAACTCCGGCGTACGTTGCGCCAGAAGATGTGTACAAGACCTATCGAGCAATGGGGAACAATCAGAACCCTCAACTCAACTTGACATGGCTCTTCAAAGTTGATGCGGGATTTACCTACCTTGTTAGGCTTCATTTCTGTAATAGTCTACCAGAAGTAGACGGACAAGGCGGACGTATCTTCTCCATCTTCATAGGGAATCAGATTgcaaagcttgatttggatttaACTTTCCTTACATATGTTTCTCCCAGTCCGATTTATCTAGACTTCAGCATATATGTGGGTTCTGAAAATGGGCTAAGACCTGATCTACGACTTGACTTGCATCCTTCCAACGACGAATTTGATGATGCTATTCTGAATGGTTTAGAGATTCTCAAGTTGAATAATCCTGGCAGTATCACTGGACCTAATTCAGATGTTGTAATGTCGAAGGGAGCGTCAAATGTTGCAAATACAACTCGACGGAAGCGGATTGTTACAATAACACTCATAGCTGCTGGTTCTGTACTTTTAGCGGTCTCTGTCATTGTTTTCCTCATCTTTCTGGTGCGTCAGataaagaggaggaagaagagtagACAGAACAATAGTGTCGCTATGTTCAAAGTACTACTTAAACACTACACTTATGCAGAAGTGAGGAAGATTACAAAATCGTTTTCAAACACCATTGGAAAAGGAGGATTTGGAACTGTTTATGGTGGCAACCTTTGTAATGGTCCGAAGGTTGCAGTCAAGGTCTTAAAAGATTCAATGGGGAATGGAGAAGATTTTATCAACGAAGTTGCAAGCATGAGCCAAACATCTCACGTGAACATTGTTTCTTTGCTTGGTTTTTGCTATGAAGGGTCCAAAAGGGCGATTGTATATGAGTTTCTAGAGAATGggtctttggatcagtttatcTCTAGAGAGAAGCCATTGACTCTGGATGTGAAAACGCTCTATGGAATCTCCCTAGGTGTTGCTCGGGGATTGGAGTACTTGCACTATGGCTGCAAAACAAGAATAGTCCATTTCGACATCAAACCTCAAAATATTCTGTTAGATGGCAATCTTTGTCCTAAAGTCTCAGACTTCGGTCTTGCTAAACTATGTGAAACAAGAGAAAGCATCGTGTCATTGATGGACACAAGAGGAACTATAGGTTACATTGCGCCTGAGGTATTTTCAAGAATGTACGGTGGAGTATCCCATAAGTCTGATGTGTATAGCTATGGAATGCTAGTCCTTGAAATGTTCGGGGCAAGAAGCAAAAAAATAGTTGAAACAACCACAGTTTCCAATGCAAGTTCAGCATACTTTCCGGATTGGATCTATGAGGATCTTGAAAATGGGCAGCAGACGTGGATACTTGGAGATGAAATAACTACAGAGGAAAATGAGATTGCAAGGAAGATGATTTTGGTGAGTCTATGGTGTATTCAACCATGCCCAATGGATCGTCCACCCATGAACAGAGTTGTTGAGATGATAGAAGGAAGTTTGGATGCTCTTGAAATCCCCCCTAAACCTTCTATGCATATTTCCAGAGGGTTTGTTCCTGATCAATCTTCTTCACTTCCTTCATTTTCTCATGGCTATGAAGCTGAA AAAAAAACTCGAACCTTTGATTCTACCAATATTTAG
- the LOC103874450 gene encoding solute carrier family 25 member 44 has protein sequence MSLGALMSEKRARPTSSQVYMSKEVDWQMLDKSRFFFLGAALFSGVSTALYPIVVLKTRQQVSPTHVSCANISLAIARLEGLKGFYKGFGTSLLGTIPARALYMTALEITKSSVGQATVRLGLSETTSMAVSNGAAGLASAVAAQVVWTPIDVVSQRLMVQGDLSLNKHVPGVISSCRYANGFDAFRKILYSDGPRGFYRGFGLSILTYAPSNAVWWASYSLSQKKIWSRFKGPYGHKEDARGSVAVQALSAATASGCSALITMPVDTIKTRLQVLDAEENGRRRAMTVMQTLKSLMREGGGFGACYRGLGPRWVSMSMSATTMITTYEYLKRLSTKKQT, from the coding sequence ATGAGTTTAGGTGCTTTGATGAGTGAGAAGAGAGCAAGACCAACTTCTTCTCAGGTATACATGTCCAAAGAAGTAGACTGGCAAATGCTTGATAAGTCAAGGTTCTTCTTCCTCGGTGCTGCTCTCTTCTCCGGTGTATCCACAGCTCTTTACCCTATCGTAGTCCTCAAGACAAGGCAACAAGTCTCACCGACGCATGTCTCCTGCGCCAACATCTCCTTGGCCATTGCTAGGCTCGAGGGTCTGAAAGGGTTCTACAAGGGCTTTGGAACGTCTTTGCTTGGAACCATCCCGGCTCGTGCTCTCTACATGACGGCTCTGGAGATCACCAAGAGTAGTGTAGGTCAAGCAACCGTTAGGTTAGGTTTGTCTGAGACAACGTCTATGGCTGTTTCCAATGGTGCGGCCGGTTTGGCCTCGGCAGTTGCTGCTCAGGTTGTTTGGACGCCGATTGATGTTGTGAGTCAACGGCTTATGGTTCAAGGAGATTTGTCGTTGAATAAGCATGTCCCTGGAGTGATCAGTTCTTGTAGGTACGCTAATGGGTTCGATGCTTTTAGAAAGATTCTTTACAGTGATGGACCGAGAGGGTTCTACAGAGGGTTTGGTCTCTCTATCTTGACTTACGCGCCTTCAAACGCTGTCTGGTGGGCGTCTTATTCTCTGTCTCAGAAGAAGATTTGGTCTCGGTTCAAAGGTCCATATGGCCACAAGGAAGATGCTCGTGGCTCAGTTGCGGTTCAAGCGCTGAGTGCAGCCACAGCGAGCGGTTGCTCAGCTTTGATAACTATGCCTGTAGACACAATCAAGACGAGGCTGCAGGTTTTAGATGCGGAGGAGAATGGGAGGAGACGAGCAATGACGGTGATGCAGACTTTGAAGAGCTTGATGAGGGAAGGAGGAGGGTTTGGGGCTTGTTACAGAGGGTTAGGACCAAGGTGGGTCTCAATGTCAATGTCTGCAACAACTATGATCACAACTTATGAGTACTTGAAGCGTCTGTCTACAAAGAAGCAGACATGA